AGGTAAAAAACAGTGATAAGGTTGCGCTTTGCATTTCGACATGTTCAAGCGCGATGATTAGGCCCCATATTGCGCCTGTTCCCCACAGTCCATAGCCAGCTAGTCGAGCAACCAATTGATTAGGGGCGAGGTAGCCAACAACGCCAGCAAAAAAGATCGCCCAAATTGCCACCCGCTGATAAATACACATAATGCACGGCGCTAAGTCCATCACATATTGAAAATACAGGGCCGCGAACTCTAGACCCAACGCCGAGGTGGCTAACAATCCCCAAGCTTGTTTCTTCGTGGCGAGATTACTAATAAAATTCACATAGTTTCCTTATAGTTATAGCGAATACCAATCGTTAAATAATCATTCAATTGGCCTAACGGCATTTTATTGAAGGTGTTGTATTGAGGGCATTGTATCGAACAGGGCGCGAAAAAAAAGCACCGTTAAGGTGCTTTTTGTTAATAAGTTTTGCGACTAGTGTCCGCTAGGAGCCTGCGCTTCCGAAGCTTTATGATGATGGATAATACCAGCATCGTAGAAGTCTTGTGTTTTTGACTCTAAGAAACCACTAGAAATGGTAATTAGGCCAACCGTTGTTAACACTAAGGTGTATGGCAGAGCCATGACCACCATACGACCATATGATAAGCGAATCAGCGGCGCCAAAGCTGAAGTTAACAAGAATAAGAACGCTGCTTGACCATTTGGTGTTGCAACACTTGGTAAGTTGGTTCCCGTGTTGATGGCAACTGCTAACATGTCGAATTGATCGCGCGTAATGTGGCCCGCTAACAAGGCTTTCTTAACTTCGGTAATGTAAACCGTGCCAACGAATACATTGTCAGAAACCATTGATAAGAAACCATTTGCTAGGTAGAACATCACTAGCTGCATATTCCCTTCAAAGGTTAGCACCCAATCAATAACTGGCGTGAATAATTGCTGGTCAATGATTACTGCAACCACGGCAAAAAATACGGCCAGTAGTGCAGTAAATGGCAATGCCTCTTCAAATGCATGGCCAATTTGATGCTCTTCGTTTACCCCAGTAAATACTGTTGCGAAAATAATAACGCTTAAGCCGATCAGGCCAACGGCCGCAAGGTGAAGTGCTAATGCTATAATTAACCAAACACCGACGATACCTTGCATCACTAGTTTTACTTTATCGCGAGTTGTACGCTTTCTTGATTCCTCAGCATCGAAATCTTGCAAAATAGCACGCACGCTCTCTGGTAAATGCGCGCCGTAACCAAACCATTTTACTTTTTCGAGTAACACACAAGTGAGCATACCAGCAATAAATACAGGCGCAGTAACAGGTGACATACGAATAGCGAACTCAACGAATTCCCAGTTAGCTTGTTGACCAATAATTAGGTTTTGTGGTTCACCAACGATGGTACAAACACCGCCTAGAGCGGTACCGACACCAGCGTGCATAAGCAAGTTACGCAAGTAAGCGCGGAAGTCTTCTAAGTCGTTGCGTGACACGTCATGTACATCACCATCATGGGTGTGGTCATGGTCGTGTGCAATTTCTTTACCTGAGGCAACTTTGTGATAAACCGAGTAAAAGCCAACCGCGACACTGATGATTACCGCAATAACCGTTAACGCATCTAAGAAAGCAGATAAGAAGGCGCTAGAAAAGCAGAATAGTAAAGACACCATCGTTTTTGAGCGCACTGTCGTAATGATTTTAGTGAATAAAAACAGTAACAGGTTCTTCATAAAGTAGATGCCTGCAACCATAAAGATCAGTAGCAGCAGTACTTCAATATTGACAATAAGTTCGTGGAGTACTTGCTCTGGCGAGGTCATGCCAATAACTACCGCTTCGATAGCGAGTAGGCCGCCTGGTTGCAGTGGGTAACACTTTAGTGCCATTGCTAAGGTGAAAATAAACTCTAGAACAAGTGCCCAACCGGCAACATAAGGGCTAACGTAGAAAAATAAGATGGGATTAATAACTAAGAAAGCAATAATGGCGTATTTGTACCACTCCGGCGAATTACCGAGGAAGTTTTTGAAAAACGCACTCATAACTGACTGCTGCATAACTAACCTTTTAGAAATTTAGTTTGAAAAGTATCGCGCCCATAACAATAGGTGTATCGATACTTTTTTCGACAAAGTTGGCAGAATATATCATATAAAAATAGACATAATTAGGGCTGGCTACAATTTTTTGCAGTTTACTTGATCTGTCGTATGACTGCTTGCTAGTCAATGTATTTATTGGATTGTTTGTGTTTTCAGTAGCTGGCGAGTAAATACTCTAAAGCTTGGTTGTCGATATAGAGAGTGAGAAAGGTCAGTTTGTTTATGGTTAGTTGGTGAGTAAACACTCTAAAACTCTGGTTTATAGGCCGCAATTTCATTTTGACATGCTTATGTCTAGCTAAAGACTTCCCAAATAAACCTTTATGATGAAAACTCGTCAAACATCGTTATTCGACGAGTTTATATCGGGCGCTAATTGCAGGTTAATTCGTCCAAACAATTTTATCGCTGTGGGCGTGAGCGATAATATCGGCGAATTTCTCTTCTATTGAGTGCCTTTTAACTTTTAATGTTGGTGTCAGCAGGTCATTGTCAATTGACCACTCTTCGTTAAACACTACTAAGCGATCAAGTCGTTGATGGCTTTCTAGCGTTTGATTGATGCTGTTTAAGGTGTCAAGCAAGCTTGCCTCGTTATCCGCCTTGCTTTCTTTTTTTGCATCTTCAGACAAGACAAGTAAGCCAATTGGTTGGGCTAAGTTGGTGCCAGTTACACACACTTGCTCAACATTGGAGTTTTCCATAATTTTCGCTTCGATGGGCGCGGGTGTGACATATTTGCCTTTAGCGGTTTTGAATATATCTTTTAATCGACCTGTGATGCGGTAATAGCCATCACTGTCAACAACGCCTTTATCACCAGTTCTTAGGTAGCCATCATTGGTAAATACGTCAGAGGTTTTTTCTTGATCCTTGTAGTAGCCAATCATGTTGCAAGGGGCTTTCAATTGAATTTCACCATCTTCGGCAATACGCATGTCTACACCGTCATAGGCTTTGCCTATTGAGCCGACTTTTTCTTCTCTAAACGGTATACAACTCGTGCCATAGGCTGCGTTCTCTGTCATGCCCCATGCTTCACAAATATCAATGCCGATTTTTCCAAACCACTTTATTGTAGCTGGTGCTAAAGGTGCCGAGCCAGAGGCATAGTGTCTTGCGGAGTCTAACCCCAATTGCTTTCTTATTTTTGACGCGACTTTTTTGCCAATAATAGGTAAGGCTAGTAAAAAGTTGAGCTTTTTCTGTGGAACTTTAGACAAAATTCCCATTTGAAATTTTGTCCACAAGCGCGGTACTGAGACAAACAGCGTTGGGTCGCAATTTTTTACATCGCGCGTAAAAGTATCGAGCGATTCAACGAAGTACAACTTTATACCTGAGTAATACCCAGAGAGCTGTATCAAGGCTCTTTCGGTGATGTGTGCTAGTGGTAGGTAGCTCATGACGCGATCTTCGGTACTCACACCCAGCACATGGATTGAGTTACTGGCTGCCCAGCTTAAAGTTCGATAAGTGTGAACAACACCTTTGGGTTGCCCAGTACTACCAGAAGTGTAAATAATACTGAAAACATCATCCATATCAGGCACTGGGCTGTCAGCTATAGGGTCAACATTAGTGAATTCTTCCCAGGAAATTGGCACATCTGCGCCTTCATAAGGAAAAGCAACTTGTTTGACGTTGTCAGGAAGGTAACTAATTGATGCTTTCGGGTCATCCAGTTTGCCAACAAAAATCATTTGGCATTCCGCATGTTCTAATACGTAATGTATTGTGTCTTTGCCTGCGGTTGAAAAAATTGGTACCGACACATGACCTGCCATCGCTATCCCCATATCAGCAATGATCCAATGTGCACAGTTTTTAGAAAGAATAGCAATGCGGCTGCCTTTAGGGTAGTTACTGGCGCGTAATGCAGCAGCGACTTTTCGTGCTTGTGTGATGGCTTCTTTCCAAGTGAACTCGATGTATTCGCCATTAACTGGCTGGGTCATATAAAGCATATCAGGATGCTCGCTTTCCCAATGATAAAGCATCGATATAGGTGAAGTAACAGTGCTTTGCGCGGTATTGTTAGAATTATCTTGTGACATGCCTACTCCATTATTGTATAAATTTTACTCGCTATATAGTAATAGTTATCTATGAAGCAAACGGCAAGAACTTTTTAAACTTAAATTCAATGGTTTAGGTTTGTCTAATAGGGTTCCATAGAGCTGCTTGATCTTGTTAGTAATCAATCGGTGCCTTGTTTTTAAGTGCTTTGTTTCTCTGTACTTTGGTTCTTGGCACTTTGTTTTTCTATATTTGCTTTGACAGCAAGTGCACCTTGATAGTTTTAATAAAGACCTGATAGGTAAATTTCACTGCTTTAGCTTTTTCACTTTCCCAGCTAGTCGCAATATCGTCTAGCAATTTACATTGAATTCACATTGCACCCGTTAACTTAGGCTACATAAAACAATACCTATAGGGAATTAATGAATTATGTTGTCGAAAAAGTTAAAGAAAGCGCTATTAGTTGGCTGCGCGGTATGCTCAGTATTTTCGTTAGGCACGACTTCTGTGTACGCAGATCAAAATAATGTGTCTGGTGTTGGTGATTTTGAGCAAAAATTAAATGCTCTGTTAGCCGAGCATCAGCTACCTGGGGTTGTGCTGCATATTGAGCATCAAGATAAACTCGTCTTACATCGCGCCTATGGCAAAGTGAACATCAATGATGATCGAAACATTGCTAAAGACGATATTTTTAGAATTTATTCTATGTCTAAGCCATTAGCTGCAGTAGCGCTATTGCAACTAGTTGATAAAGGACTTGTTAGCTTAGAGGCAGATATTCGAGACTACCTACCCGCATTTGAACCATTTGAGTATCAAGGCCAACGCCAAAGAGTCACGGTACATCAATTACTCAGCCATACTGCGGGGTTTGGCTATGGCGGCGGTATTAAAAATTGGGTGGATTTTCGCTATCTTATCGCCAATCCCTTGTCGAGGCGCAATGACTTATCTGACTTGGTCAATGACCTATCAGGAATCGATTTGAAGTTCATACCAGGCAGTAAATTTGAATACAGTATCGCGAGCGATATTCAAGGTGCCATCATTGAAGCGGTCACCAATAAGCCACTCGAGGAATATTTCCAACATAACCTGTTTGAACCGTTAAAAATGATAGATACGGGATTCTATGTACCACAAGCAGATCATCGTCGTTTGGTTGACATGTATGAGTATGATGCTGGTACCTTTGAAAAGGCCTATACCTTCAACAAAGACAACATTCTGTTTGTTGAAAAGGCCCAAGATTCTGAATTCTTAACTAAACCAAGATTAATTTCAGCAGGTGGGGGGCTAGTATCAACCGCGCAAGATTTTGCTAATTTCGCAGACATGTTAGCAAATGGGGGCGTGTTCGAAGGGCAGAGAATACTGTCAGAAGAATTAATTTCTCGCATGGTTAGCTCTCACATCCAAGGCTTAGACAAACACTTTTTGCCGCGCGTATACCATGGTGCTGGTTTTGGCTACGGTATTGGTGTAAAAGAGGTGGCTGGTGACAGCCGAGCGCAAGGCAGTTTCTTTTGGTCGGGGCTTGGCGGCACGGTATTCTGGGTTGACCCAATAAATGAATTGCAAGTTGTCGTGATGTTTCAGGTTGAGGACGGCTGGGTTGGCATGGAAAAATGGATGATAGAGCACGTATATCCATTGATTAGCTCATTGGCTGATGCAAAAAAGAAAAGTTAAAACAGTTAAAAACTAAAAATAATAAATAGGCATTAGATGACGGCAATACTAGTAATCGAAGATGATATTGATATTTCTCAGGGGATAGCTGAGTACCTATCGGTTAAAGGGTACGAGCTCGATTTCGCTTACAATGGAAGACAAGCTCTACACCTTATTGAAAGCAATCATTACGACCTTATTCTGCTTGATTTAAATTTGCCCTATGTGGACGGTTTAGATGTTTGCCGTTCACTATTAACTGAACACTTAACCGCGGTACCTGTGATTATTATGTCGGCGCGCTCAAAAGAAACTGACATCTTGAAGGGCTTTGACTCAGGGGCATGGGATTATTTAGCTAAGCCCTTTTCCTTTGCTGAATTATCGGCGCGTATTGCCGTTTGTTTGGCAAAGGCGGCACATGCGCCCCAAAAGCTATCTGTTATCGAAAAAGCAGGCGTGACGCTAACATTTGATGACATGACGTTGTCAGTGGCAGGGCACTGCACACAACTACATCAGGTTAGCTTTGAGTTTGTAAAATTGCTGATGGAGCAGTATCCGTCGGCGGTAAAAACGTCTGCTATTCATCGTTCCTTGTGGGGGGAAGAAACCCCTGACAGTGATCCACTGCGAGCACATGTCTATAAAATGCGAAAACAATTTAAAAGTGAGCTTGGCCAAGAATTTATCACCACAGTACGCGGAGTGGGATATAAATTTGACATAGACGAGAGCGCAATAGGGTAGATAGCTTATATGTCAACAGAAAAGTGGATGAAAAAGACCCCCACCAGAACCCTATTTAGCCGACTAGTCACTATTATTTCCGGCCTTACATTTAGCATTGTTGTGCTGTTTACGGCAGCGACACTGTTGATCACCTATTCATTCGAAGATGCCTTGTTTAATGACCGATTAGCGCTGGCCCATGCCAAGGTTAAAGAGGGTGAGGCGCTGCCCTATAATATTCAGCTAGTCGACAGCTTGGGAGAGTTGGCACCGAATTTGGTTCAGCAGTTACGATATTTTGAATTTGATCAAAGCAGCGAATTTGGTGAGTTTAGTGTTGAGCAACGCCACTATCATTATTTGACAACGGCGCAAGGTACCCTGTTATACGATACCACTGATGTTTCTGTGGTGGATAAAGCATTAAACGATGTTTTGCTTATTCTATTGGTACTGCTTATCCCAACGGTGCTGTTAACGTTTTGGGTGGCAAATGTATCTGCACGCTACGCATTAAAACCCTTTTCTCAACTTAGCCATATCTTTACTCATGCAGAGTACTCCTCTCAACAAGGAAATGAGTTAATCGAAGAGCTTAAAGAACAAGACGTCAAACATATAGCGTTGGAATTGCAGCAGGCATTGCAGCA
The nucleotide sequence above comes from Thalassotalea euphylliae. Encoded proteins:
- the dsbB gene encoding disulfide bond formation protein DsbB, whose protein sequence is MNFISNLATKKQAWGLLATSALGLEFAALYFQYVMDLAPCIMCIYQRVAIWAIFFAGVVGYLAPNQLVARLAGYGLWGTGAIWGLIIALEHVEMQSATLSLFFTCDFTPNFPSWAPLHEWLPALFEATGDCGEISWQFLGYSMPQWMVVVYGVYTALLAAVLTTRIAVAKNL
- a CDS encoding response regulator transcription factor, whose translation is MTAILVIEDDIDISQGIAEYLSVKGYELDFAYNGRQALHLIESNHYDLILLDLNLPYVDGLDVCRSLLTEHLTAVPVIIMSARSKETDILKGFDSGAWDYLAKPFSFAELSARIAVCLAKAAHAPQKLSVIEKAGVTLTFDDMTLSVAGHCTQLHQVSFEFVKLLMEQYPSAVKTSAIHRSLWGEETPDSDPLRAHVYKMRKQFKSELGQEFITTVRGVGYKFDIDESAIG
- the nhaB gene encoding sodium/proton antiporter NhaB is translated as MQQSVMSAFFKNFLGNSPEWYKYAIIAFLVINPILFFYVSPYVAGWALVLEFIFTLAMALKCYPLQPGGLLAIEAVVIGMTSPEQVLHELIVNIEVLLLLIFMVAGIYFMKNLLLFLFTKIITTVRSKTMVSLLFCFSSAFLSAFLDALTVIAVIISVAVGFYSVYHKVASGKEIAHDHDHTHDGDVHDVSRNDLEDFRAYLRNLLMHAGVGTALGGVCTIVGEPQNLIIGQQANWEFVEFAIRMSPVTAPVFIAGMLTCVLLEKVKWFGYGAHLPESVRAILQDFDAEESRKRTTRDKVKLVMQGIVGVWLIIALALHLAAVGLIGLSVIIFATVFTGVNEEHQIGHAFEEALPFTALLAVFFAVVAVIIDQQLFTPVIDWVLTFEGNMQLVMFYLANGFLSMVSDNVFVGTVYITEVKKALLAGHITRDQFDMLAVAINTGTNLPSVATPNGQAAFLFLLTSALAPLIRLSYGRMVVMALPYTLVLTTVGLITISSGFLESKTQDFYDAGIIHHHKASEAQAPSGH
- a CDS encoding serine hydrolase domain-containing protein; this translates as MLSKKLKKALLVGCAVCSVFSLGTTSVYADQNNVSGVGDFEQKLNALLAEHQLPGVVLHIEHQDKLVLHRAYGKVNINDDRNIAKDDIFRIYSMSKPLAAVALLQLVDKGLVSLEADIRDYLPAFEPFEYQGQRQRVTVHQLLSHTAGFGYGGGIKNWVDFRYLIANPLSRRNDLSDLVNDLSGIDLKFIPGSKFEYSIASDIQGAIIEAVTNKPLEEYFQHNLFEPLKMIDTGFYVPQADHRRLVDMYEYDAGTFEKAYTFNKDNILFVEKAQDSEFLTKPRLISAGGGLVSTAQDFANFADMLANGGVFEGQRILSEELISRMVSSHIQGLDKHFLPRVYHGAGFGYGIGVKEVAGDSRAQGSFFWSGLGGTVFWVDPINELQVVVMFQVEDGWVGMEKWMIEHVYPLISSLADAKKKS
- a CDS encoding AMP-binding protein; its protein translation is MSQDNSNNTAQSTVTSPISMLYHWESEHPDMLYMTQPVNGEYIEFTWKEAITQARKVAAALRASNYPKGSRIAILSKNCAHWIIADMGIAMAGHVSVPIFSTAGKDTIHYVLEHAECQMIFVGKLDDPKASISYLPDNVKQVAFPYEGADVPISWEEFTNVDPIADSPVPDMDDVFSIIYTSGSTGQPKGVVHTYRTLSWAASNSIHVLGVSTEDRVMSYLPLAHITERALIQLSGYYSGIKLYFVESLDTFTRDVKNCDPTLFVSVPRLWTKFQMGILSKVPQKKLNFLLALPIIGKKVASKIRKQLGLDSARHYASGSAPLAPATIKWFGKIGIDICEAWGMTENAAYGTSCIPFREEKVGSIGKAYDGVDMRIAEDGEIQLKAPCNMIGYYKDQEKTSDVFTNDGYLRTGDKGVVDSDGYYRITGRLKDIFKTAKGKYVTPAPIEAKIMENSNVEQVCVTGTNLAQPIGLLVLSEDAKKESKADNEASLLDTLNSINQTLESHQRLDRLVVFNEEWSIDNDLLTPTLKVKRHSIEEKFADIIAHAHSDKIVWTN